A single genomic interval of Malania oleifera isolate guangnan ecotype guangnan chromosome 13, ASM2987363v1, whole genome shotgun sequence harbors:
- the LOC131146260 gene encoding ARM REPEAT PROTEIN INTERACTING WITH ABF2-like has product MGEEEKTIQGELSLLLLLAERVRKSAEEAELNKPECQELSRQVERLSLMLRSAVRLASGAPCLFERPVRRVAGDVAKNLERALTLVRKCKHSGVLRQLFAITTTADFRKVSTLLESSAGDMRWLLTIFDPEDTNLALPPIASNDPILAWVWSYIAAVQMHQLRDRTDAASELSSLARDNDRNKQMIVQEGGVPPLLKLLKEGASPDAQIAAATALCNLATNQERVRYIAKELGVPIIVQVLGDSPMRVQVSVANLVSRMAEMDEAVKEEFARENVNKPLVTLLSMDLALEDPKLQTGKNLPSIHSIVLMNKELTRKGTNPIHYQNVNSSPSRHSEGSSRGGHNRKEREGETPELKLQLKVSCAEALWKLCRGSVRTSKKITETKGLLCLAKLIEKEQGELQLNCLMTVVEIATVAELNSDLRQAAFKINSLAAKAVLDQLLRVIQEESHPILQIPAIKAIGSLARTFSSKETRIIKPLVLQLGQRNPEVAMEAAIALVKFACPENYNCIEHSKTIIEFDGVPPLMRLLKMSEQVQIHGLVLLCYLALHVGNSKALEEARALNALEGAARSVAAQNPELRDLFAKAVHHLTLYQAGVHPHRPSHGL; this is encoded by the coding sequence ATGGGGGAGGAAGAGAAGACCATCCAAGGAGAACTCTCCCTTCTTTTACTACTCGCCGAGCGAGTCCGCAAGTCGGCGGAAGAAGCCGAGTTGAACAAGCCCGAGTGCCAAGAACTCAGCAGGCAGGTCGAGCGTCTATCCTTGATGCTCCGATCCGCCGTGCGGCTCGCCTCCGGCGCGCCCTGTCTCTTCGAGCGTCCCGTCCGTCGAGTCGCCGGCGACGTGGCAAAGAACCTCGAGCGAGCCTTAACCCTCGTCCGGAAGTGCAAGCACAGCGGCGTGCTGCGGCAGCTCTTCGCCATCACCACGACAGCCGACTTCCGAAAGGTCTCAACCCTTCTGGAGTCGTCAGCCGGCGACATGAGGTGGCTGCTCACCATCTTCGACCCCGAAGACACCAACCTCGCTCTGCCCCCGATCGCCAGCAACGACCCGATTCTCGCCTGGGTTTGGTCCTACATCGCCGCCGTCCAAATGCATCAGCTCCGGGACCGGACCGACGCCGCCAGCGAGCTTTCGTCGCTGGCTCGGGACAACGATCGGAACAAGCAGATGATTGTTCAGGAAGGTGGGGTTCCGCCGCTGCTGAAGCTGCTGAAAGAAGGCGCTTCGCCGGATGCGCAAATCGCGGCGGCGACTGCTCTCTGTAATTTGGCCACTAATCAGGAAAGAGTTCGGTATATAGCGAAGGAGCTTGGGGTTCCGATAATCGTGCAGGTTTTGGGCGATTCTCCGATGAGGGTTCAGGTTTCGGTGGCGAATTTGGTGTCGAGAATGGCAGAGATGGACGAGGCGGTGAAGGAGGAGTTCGCGAGGGAGAATGTGAATAAGCCGCTGGTGACACTCCTGTCCATGGATTTGGCCTTGGAAGATCCCAAACTTCAGACAGGCAAAAATTTACCTAGCATTCATTCGATTGTTCTGATGAACAAGGAATTGACCCGGAAAGGGACAAACCCCATCCATTATCAGAACGTCAATTCATCACCTTCTCGACATTCCGAGGGCAGTAGCAGAGGCGGCCATAACAGGAAAGAGAGGGAAGGTGAGACCCCTGAGTTGAAATTGCAGCTCAAAGTCAGTTGCGCGGAGGCTCTGTGGAAACTCTGCAGAGGGAGTGTGCGAACCAGCAAGAAAATTACAGAGACAAAGGGGCTTCTATGTTTGGCAAAGCTCATTGAGAAGGAACAGGGAGAATTGCAGCTCAATTGCTTGATGACTGTTGTGGAAATAGCCACGGTAGCGGAGCTCAATTCCGACCTCAGACAAGCAGCTTTCAAGATTAACTCACTGGCCGCGAAGGCAGTTTTGGATCAGCTCCTGAGAGTGATTCAAGAAGAGAGCCACCCAATACTGCAAATCCCTGCCATTAAGGCAATTGGGTCATTGGCAAGAACCTTTTCGTCAAAGGAAACCCGAATAATTAAGCCTTTGGTGTTGCAGCTTGGCCAGAGGAACCCAGAGGTAGCGATGGAAGCTGCCATTGCTCTGGTAAAGTTCGCGTGTCCAGAAAATTACAACTGTATTGAGCATTCAAAGACAATTATCGAGTTCGATGGAGTTCCACCTCTAATGAGATTGCTGAAGATGAGTGAACAGGTTCAAATACATGGATTGGTTCTGCTGTGCTACCTGGCATTGCATGTTGGCAATAGTAAAGCTCTGGAAGAGGCACGGGCGTTGAATGCCCTGGAAGGAGCTGCTCGATCCGTGGCAGCTCAGAATCCTGAATTGAGAGATTTGTTTGCCAAGGCCGTACACCACCTTACTCTTTACCAGGCAGGAGTTCATCCCCATAGACCATCTCATGGTCTGTAA
- the LOC131146261 gene encoding transcription factor MYB86-like, producing MGRHSCCLKQKLRKGLWSPEEDEKLYNYITRFGVGCWSSVPKLAGLQRCGKSCRLRWINYLRPDLKRGMFSQQEEDLIMSLHEVLGNRWAQIAAQLPGRTDNEIKNFWNSCLKKKLMKQGIDPNTHKPVSETEVGNDQSFIEKASFQLPQPKGLQTVSTSSELEQTFLVSNSAYYDGGLTETSKEHFMSKPAFDPSPFFEFQAGIDPFGYNSNLQTQNHQVLRPTDRYHFETNSNSGFSSMPSLTNFEHGNLADTDFSDNSTSRMSSLFLNEARESSSNSSNINCQTGFQVNNMVESAAFSWDAENKLDSLFQCPLNGIKSEELKTSSWQEEHLRTQNSDNFSGYLFRSLSEDLTGTNFDVFHHI from the exons ATGGGGCGCCATTCTTGTTGTCTAAAGCAAAAATTAAGGAAAGGTTTATGGTCCCCTGAAGAAGATGAGAAACTGTACAACTACATAACCAGATTTGGTGTTGGCTGCTGGAGTTCAGTTCCTAAACTTGCAG GTCTGCAAAGGTGTGGAAAGAGTTGCAGACTGAGATGGATAAATTACTTAAGACCAGATCTCAAGAGAGGAATGTTCTCTCAGCAAGAGGAGGATCTCATTATGAGTCTCCATGAAGTTCTGGGCAACAG GTGGGCTCAAATTGCAGCACAATTGCCAGGAAGAACAGACAACGAGATAAAGAACTTCTGGAACTCGTGTTTGAAGAAGAAGTTAATGAAGCAAGGAATTGACCCCAACACCCACAAGCCTGTAAGCGAGACCGAAGTAGGAAATGATCAGAGCTTTATAGAAAAAGCTTCCTTCCAATTGCCACAACCAAAAGGGCTCCAGACCGTGTCGACCTCATCCGAACTGGAGCAAACATTTCTCGTCAGCAATTCAGCTTACTATGATGGAGGACTAACAGAAACTTCAAAGGAGCATTTTATGAGCAAACCAGCATTTGATCCATCGCCCTTCTTTGAGTTTCAAGCAGGTATCGATCCGTTCGGGTATAATTCGAATCTTCAAACACAGAATCACCAAGTTCTAAGGCCTACTGACCGGTACCATTTTGAGACCAATTCCAACTCTGGATTCTCTTCAATGCCAAGCTTGACAAACTTTGAGCATGGAAACTTGGCTGACACCGACTTCTCCGATAATTCAACATCAAGAATGAGTTCCTTGTTTTTGAATGAAGCAAGGGAAAGTTCTAGCAACAGCTCGAACATTAACTGTCAAACTGGATTTCAGGTAAATAACATGGTTGAAAGTGCAGCTTTCTCATGGGATGCTGAGAACAAGTTGGACTCATTGTTTCAGTGCCCCCTCAATGGAATTAAATCTGAAGAACTGAAAACAAGTTCATGGCAAGAAGAGCATCTTCGTACACAAAATTCAGACAACTTCAGCGGCTATCTGTTTCGGTCGCTCTCGGAAGACCTCACTGGGACAAATTTTGATGTCTTCCACCACATCTAA
- the LOC131146259 gene encoding amine oxidase [copper-containing] zeta, peroxisomal-like, which produces MAPATEKATPCCAGGDDSVVAQAAPPSSAIRRDAAGGVVQDWVISGGDRRVDDLPPKKAAMATLIRPVDTLPAEPSSGASIKGIQLMQRAQTSHPLDPLSAAEISVAVATVRAAGATPELRDGMRFVEVVLYEPDKHVVALADAYFFPPFQPSLLPRTKGGPVIPTKLPPRRARLVVYNKKSNETSVWMVELSEVHAATRGGHHRGRVISSQVIQDVQPPMDAVEYAECEAVVKEYPAFIEAMKKRGIEDMDLVMVDAWCVGYYSDADSPSRRLAKPLIFCRTESDSPMENGYARPVEGIYIVVDMQNMVVVEFEDRKLVPLPPADPLRNYTPGETRGGLDRSDIKPLQIVQPEGPSFRVNGHYVEWQKWNFRIGFTPREGLVIHSVAYVDGSRGRRPVAHRLSFVEMVVPYGDPNDPHYRKNAFDAGEDGLGKNANSLKKGCDCLGYIKYFDAHFTNFTGGVETIENCVCLHEEDHGILWKHQDWRTGLSEVRRSRRLTVSFICTVANYEYGFFWHFYQDGKIEAEVKLTGILSLGALQPGEVRKYGTTIAPGLYAPVHQHFFVARLDMAVDCKPGEAYNQVVEVNVKVEEPGKNNVHNNAFYAEETLLKSETQAMRDCNPLSARHWIIRNTRTVNRTGQLTGYRLVPGSNCSPLAGPDAMFLRRAAFLKHNLWVTPFARNETFPGGEFPNQNPRVGEGLATWVKQNRSLEETDIVLWYVFGITHVPRLEDWPVMPVERLGFMLMPHGFFNSSPAVDVPPSSCEFDAKDGDIKDNGLSKPVQMAKL; this is translated from the exons ATGGCCCCAGCTACGGAAAAGGCGACGCCCTGCTGCGCCGGCGGTGACGATTCTGTTGTCGCTCAGGCGGCTCCGCCGTCTTCCGCCATTCGGCGGGACGCCGCGGGCGGCGTCGTGCAGGACTGGGTCATCTCCGGTGGCGATCGCCGCGTTGACGATCTGCCGCCGAAAAAAGCTGCCATGGCTACCTTGATTCGTCCTGTCGATACTCTGCCTGCCGAACCTTCATCAGGTGCTTCCATCAAAG GCATCCAGCTCATGCAGAGGGCTCAAACCAGTCATCCTCTGGACCCATTATCTGCTGCTGAAATATCAGTTGCTGTGGCAACTGTCAGGGCAGCTGGAGCCACTCCTGAG TTGAGAGATGGCATGCGGTTTGTAGAAGTTGTTCTATATGAACCAGATAAGCATGTTGTTGCATTGGCAGATGCATACTTCTTCCCCCCTTTCCAACCATCATTACTTCCCAGGACAAAAGGTGGACCTGTAATCCCTACTAAGCTCCCTCCTAGGCGAGCTAGGCTTGTTGTTTATAATAAGAAATCAAATGAGACAAGTGTATGGATGGTTGAGCTCTCAGAAGTACACGCAGCAACTCGAGGTGGGCATCACCGGGGAAGAGTCATTTCTTCACAAGTTATTCAGGATGTACAGCCTCCCATG GATGCTGTGGAATACGCTGAATGTGAAGCTGTTGTGAAGGAATATCCTGCATTCATAGAGGCAATGAAGAAGAGGGGTATTGAGGATATGGATCTTGTGATGGTTGATGCCTG GTGTGTTGGATATTATAGTGATGCTGATTCTCCCAGCCGACGACTTGCTAAACCACTTATATTCTGTAGAACAGAAAGTGATAGCCCAATGGAAAATGGTTATGCACGCCCAGTCGAAGGCATCTACATAGTTGTTGATATGCAAAATATGGTGGTGGTTGAATTTGAAGATCGTAAGCTTGTGCCCCTTCCTCCAGCTGATCCATTGAGGAACTATACTCCTGGTGAAACAAGAGGTGGGCTTGATCGTAGTGATATAAAACCCCTTCAAATTGTTCAGCCAGAAGGTCCAAGCTTTCGAGTTAATGGGCACTATGTAGAGTGGCAGAAG TGGAATTTTCGTATTGGATTCACTCCCAGGGAGGGGTTGGTTATACATTCTGTTGCATATGTGGATGGTAGTCGTGGTCGAAGACCTGTGGCCCATAGGTTGAGTTTCGTTGAGATGGTTGTGCCCTATGGAGATCCAAATGATCCACATTACAGGAAAAATGCATTTGATGCAGGTGAAGATGGCCTTGGAAAAAATGCAAATTCTCTGAAGAAG ggatgtgattgtttaggttatATCAAGTACTTCGATGCCCATTTTACAAATTTCACTGGAGGTGTTGAAACAATTGAAAATTGTGTTTGTTTGCATGAAGAAGATCATGGAATCCTATGGAAACATCAAGACTGGAGAACAGGTTTATCAGAAGTTCGTAGGTCCAGACGGCTAACTGTTTCGTTTATATGTACTGTGGCTAATTATGAGTATGGTTTCTTCTGGCACTTTTATCAG GATGGAAAAATTGAAGCTGAAGTGAAGCTTACTGGAATTCTCAGCTTAGGTGCATTGCAACCTGGAGAAGTTCGAAAATATGGTACAACAATTGCACCCGGATTATATGCCCCAGTTCATCAACACTTCTTTGTGGCTCGTTTAGACATGGCTGTTGATTGTAAACCTGGAGAAGCATACAATCAG GTTGTTGAGGTTAATGTTAAAGTTGAAGAACCTGGAAAGAATAATGTTCACAATAATGCATTCTATGCTGAGGAGACGCTGCTCAAATCTGAGACGCAAGCCATGCGGGACTGTAATCCACTGTCTGCTCGCCACTGGATT ATTCGGAATACAAGGACTGTTAATAGAACTGGACAATTAACGGGATACAGACTAGTACCTGGTTCAAACTGTTCACCCTTAGCTGGTCCTGATGCTATGTTTTTGAGAAGAGCTGCTTTCTTGAAGCATAACCTTTGGGTAACGCCATTTGCACGCAATGAGACTTTTCCTGGGGGAGAGTTTCCTAATCAGAATCCCCGTGTTGGTGAGGGACTGGCCACTTGGGTTAAGCAGAATCGATCTCTGGAAGAAACTGATATTGTTCTTTG GTATGTGTTTGGAATAACACATGTTCCTCGGTTGGAAGACTGGCCTGTCATGCCAGTGGAGCGCCTTGGTTTTATGCTTATG CCACATGGGTTCTTCAACTCATCTCCAGCAGTTGATGTTCCACCCAGCTCATGTGAATTTGATGCCAAAGACGGTGATATCAAAGATAATGGCCTATCCAAGCCAGTTCAGATGGCAAAACTTTGA